From Deltaproteobacteria bacterium CG11_big_fil_rev_8_21_14_0_20_49_13, the proteins below share one genomic window:
- a CDS encoding zinc/iron-chelating domain-containing protein encodes MNTVFMSRGIGVMEIDISSIKRISEKNEDENWRFRSFLKNRSSKTVDAAAHELYRKFSSEIDCRTCSNCCKVISPILDEKDVGALAVALHLTQGAFKEKYVLKDDEDDGYRFKTKPCPFLRNNGCSHYEHRPKDCRSYPHLHKTNFNSRLMGVIENCSVCPIVFNVYESLKNRLWHR; translated from the coding sequence ATGAATACGGTCTTCATGTCTCGAGGAATAGGCGTTATGGAAATTGACATCAGTAGCATAAAAAGAATTTCAGAAAAAAATGAGGACGAAAATTGGAGATTCAGGTCGTTCCTGAAAAACCGATCCAGCAAAACAGTTGATGCAGCTGCGCACGAACTATACCGGAAATTCTCATCAGAAATTGACTGCAGGACATGTTCAAATTGCTGCAAAGTGATATCTCCCATACTTGATGAAAAGGATGTCGGAGCGTTAGCCGTCGCCCTTCATCTCACACAGGGGGCATTCAAAGAAAAATACGTCCTTAAAGACGATGAAGATGACGGTTATCGCTTCAAGACCAAACCATGTCCATTTTTAAGGAATAATGGATGTTCCCATTATGAACATCGCCCCAAGGATTGCAGGTCATACCCACATCTGCATAAAACGAATTTTAATTCCAGATTAATGGGAGTGATAGAAAACTGTTCAGTTTGTCCAATTGTCTTCAACGTATACGAATCTCTGAAGAACAGGCTCTGGCATAGATAG